From Streptomyces sp. TLI_235, a single genomic window includes:
- a CDS encoding DNA-binding MarR family transcriptional regulator, which yields MAERQPLTSTDRPAPGADHDRDVVLARIYEAGRESSAVTVMFHSAIAEKAGLGATESKTLDLLQRSGPLTAKELAERSGLAPASVTGLVDRLERKGFVRRVQHPTDRRRVLVEHRPEALGRLAALFEDWGREVGELCDGFSTEELEVVLRFLTGSTARQRAAAARLTD from the coding sequence ATGGCCGAGCGACAGCCCCTGACCTCCACGGACCGCCCCGCTCCCGGCGCCGACCACGACCGCGACGTGGTGCTGGCCCGGATCTACGAGGCGGGCCGTGAGTCGAGCGCGGTGACGGTGATGTTCCACTCCGCGATCGCCGAGAAGGCCGGGCTGGGTGCCACCGAGTCGAAGACCCTGGACCTGCTCCAGCGCAGCGGCCCGCTCACCGCGAAGGAGCTCGCCGAGCGGTCCGGCCTGGCGCCGGCCTCGGTCACGGGCCTGGTCGACCGGTTGGAGCGCAAGGGTTTCGTCCGCCGGGTGCAGCACCCGACCGACCGGCGCCGCGTCCTGGTGGAGCACCGCCCCGAGGCGCTCGGCCGGCTGGCCGCCCTGTTCGAGGACTGGGGACGCGAGGTCGGCGAGCTCTGCGACGGGTTCAGCACCGAGGAGCTGGAGGTCGTCCTGCGCTTCCTGACCGGCAGCACGGCCCGGCAGCGCGCCGCGGCCGCCCGACTGACGGACTGA
- a CDS encoding nucleotide-binding universal stress UspA family protein, translated as MVPLPVLDEPPSAARPGILAACDGSDGSLWALDRAMTEAELFGLPLQVLAVVNPSPAGYPPGMVELVQPSIELLAGSMADGLRRAVDTVQAARTRPYGGELSLHVVLGSVIEVLLAASAGRHTLVIGTRGNGGFTRLLLGSVSTAVVHHANCPVLVVPAPPAG; from the coding sequence ATGGTCCCCCTCCCCGTGCTCGACGAGCCGCCCTCGGCGGCCCGGCCCGGCATCCTGGCCGCCTGCGACGGCTCCGACGGCTCGCTCTGGGCGCTGGACCGGGCGATGACCGAGGCCGAGCTGTTCGGCCTGCCGCTCCAGGTGCTGGCCGTCGTCAACCCCTCGCCGGCCGGCTACCCGCCCGGCATGGTCGAACTCGTCCAGCCGAGCATCGAACTGCTGGCCGGCAGCATGGCGGACGGGCTGCGCCGCGCGGTGGACACCGTCCAGGCGGCCCGCACCCGGCCGTACGGCGGGGAACTCTCACTGCACGTGGTACTCGGCAGCGTCATCGAGGTGCTGCTCGCGGCCTCCGCGGGCCGGCACACCCTGGTCATCGGCACCCGCGGCAACGGCGGCTTCACCCGGCTGCTGCTGGGCTCGGTGAGTACCGCCGTCGTCCACCACGCCAACTGTCCGGTGCTGGTGGTGCCCGCTCCGCCGGCGGGCTGA
- a CDS encoding asparagine synthase, whose translation MRWLTGWSGEPHGAGGPSPNGVRPLAGTLLWSGPNPLWAVGDWRPDEIRLVTLRPGTDPVVTAGPPRPDHPEPEDTPATTRLAVVGRCGATDAELAAGLAAARGGAVRHLTGWPGSYTAVLRTGTRSTVLLTDLAGAQPVFHTPWRGGTAYATAALPLADLIGAPVDTGHLAALLACPESPEALGHGTPYAGVLRVPPGHSLGIRGGRPYLAGYEAEPGPGRREDAPAVRELTRALLEAVRCRVRIPATAADPHGETPDRPRLGADLSYGTASATVALLAAAVPLAPGPSAGRTPVRPAAAPPRSGAVKGSWARRPASESAGEPGEALTAVTHGDTDRLALAVDAPRLRHIVVPPGLPYSGLADDPLDGPLTDEPGPALTAAARLSARFSAGGADHLTGYGARQVLDGHPARLADLVRAGRARELLAPVAALAGADRVTAGALTGTVRTPVTVVRAAHRLARADYADALDDLAVRLTVRHFAEPAGTAGASSAADLAWTVPGPAARWLSDEALTTVAQRLRIAARGPVPAEHPGARRARLALHRHATAYRTLVQAAEQRGQRLHAPFLDNQVVRAARLLPDDTRLQPGARPALLRSVLTGAGRTDLPADWGRTPRPDRAGEARTGLRLAADGLAELFHHPLLGDAGLIDPAAVRHTLAAAAEPGRDLPPDTLAGLADLVATELWLRRVAARRHGSCWTGLPPVERKALARPA comes from the coding sequence ATGCGGTGGCTCACCGGCTGGAGCGGAGAGCCCCACGGCGCGGGCGGCCCCTCCCCGAACGGCGTCCGCCCGCTGGCCGGCACCCTGCTGTGGAGCGGCCCCAACCCGCTCTGGGCGGTCGGTGACTGGCGGCCTGACGAGATCCGGCTCGTCACCCTGCGCCCCGGCACCGACCCCGTGGTCACCGCCGGACCGCCCCGGCCCGACCACCCCGAACCCGAGGACACCCCCGCCACCACCCGGCTCGCCGTCGTCGGCCGCTGCGGCGCCACCGACGCCGAACTCGCCGCAGGCCTCGCCGCCGCCCGCGGCGGCGCCGTCCGCCACCTCACCGGCTGGCCCGGCAGCTACACCGCCGTCCTGCGCACCGGCACCCGCTCCACCGTGCTGCTCACCGACCTGGCCGGCGCCCAGCCCGTCTTCCACACCCCCTGGCGCGGCGGCACCGCCTACGCCACCGCGGCCCTCCCGCTCGCCGACCTGATCGGCGCACCGGTCGACACCGGCCACCTCGCCGCCCTGCTCGCCTGCCCCGAGTCCCCCGAGGCCCTCGGCCACGGCACCCCGTACGCCGGCGTGCTGCGCGTCCCGCCCGGCCACTCCCTCGGCATCCGCGGCGGCCGCCCCTACCTCGCCGGGTACGAAGCGGAGCCCGGCCCCGGCCGCCGGGAGGACGCCCCCGCCGTCCGCGAACTCACCCGCGCCCTGCTGGAGGCCGTCCGCTGCCGGGTCCGCATCCCCGCCACCGCGGCCGACCCGCACGGCGAGACCCCGGACCGGCCCCGGCTCGGCGCCGACCTCTCCTACGGCACCGCCTCCGCCACCGTCGCCCTGCTCGCCGCCGCCGTCCCGCTCGCCCCCGGCCCGAGCGCCGGCCGCACCCCCGTCCGCCCGGCCGCCGCACCCCCGCGCAGCGGCGCCGTCAAGGGCTCCTGGGCCCGCCGGCCCGCGTCCGAATCCGCCGGGGAACCGGGCGAGGCCCTCACCGCCGTCACCCACGGCGACACCGACCGCCTCGCGCTGGCCGTCGACGCCCCGAGGCTGCGCCACATCGTCGTCCCGCCCGGGCTCCCCTACAGCGGCCTCGCCGACGACCCGCTCGACGGGCCCCTCACCGACGAACCCGGGCCCGCCCTCACGGCCGCGGCCCGGCTCTCCGCCCGCTTCAGCGCCGGCGGCGCCGACCACCTCACCGGCTACGGCGCCCGCCAGGTCCTGGACGGCCATCCCGCCCGCCTCGCCGACCTCGTCCGGGCCGGCCGCGCCCGCGAACTCCTCGCCCCCGTCGCCGCACTGGCTGGCGCCGACCGCGTCACCGCCGGCGCCCTCACCGGCACCGTCCGCACCCCGGTCACCGTGGTCCGCGCCGCCCACCGGCTCGCCCGCGCCGACTACGCGGACGCCCTCGACGACCTCGCGGTCCGCCTGACCGTCCGCCACTTCGCCGAACCGGCCGGCACCGCAGGCGCCAGCTCCGCCGCCGACCTCGCCTGGACCGTCCCCGGCCCCGCAGCCCGCTGGCTCTCCGACGAGGCCCTCACCACCGTCGCCCAGCGGCTGCGGATCGCCGCCCGCGGCCCCGTCCCCGCCGAACACCCCGGCGCCCGCCGCGCCCGGCTCGCCCTGCACCGGCACGCCACCGCCTACCGCACCCTCGTCCAGGCCGCCGAACAGCGCGGCCAGCGCCTGCACGCGCCCTTCCTCGACAACCAGGTCGTCCGCGCCGCCCGGCTGCTCCCCGACGACACCCGGCTGCAGCCCGGTGCCCGGCCCGCCCTGCTGCGCTCCGTCCTCACCGGCGCCGGACGCACCGACCTGCCCGCCGACTGGGGCCGCACCCCCCGACCCGACCGCGCCGGCGAGGCCCGCACCGGGCTGCGCCTCGCCGCCGACGGCCTCGCGGAACTCTTCCACCACCCGCTGCTCGGCGACGCCGGGCTGATCGACCCGGCAGCCGTCCGGCACACCCTCGCCGCCGCCGCAGAACCCGGCCGCGACCTGCCGCCCGACACCCTGGCCGGCCTGGCCGACCTGGTCGCCACCGAACTCTGGCTCCGCCGGGTCGCCGCCCGCCGGCACGGCTCCTGCTGGACCGGCCTGCCGCCGGTCGAACGGAAGGCACTGGCCCGGCCGGCCTGA
- a CDS encoding TROVE domain-containing protein, whose protein sequence is MSRFNLRRARTGPTSPVTTTGQRTVNHAGGAGFVRDEKSELFLLAVANLVGQDTYYERGGARDDRYTALVRSLAVSDPEWTLGLLRWLRDGAAMRTASLVGAAEFTRARLDAKAPGYSRQAVDAVLQRPDEPGELLAYWTSRYGRALPKPIKRGVADAARRLYNGRALLKYDTVSKGFRFGDVLELTHPAPHPGKPWQGELFRYALDRRHRPDEAVPPAGDALLAAHRELTVLPVEQRRAVVTGPGGAERLAAAGMTWEALAGWLQGPLDAAVWEAIVPSMGPMALVRNLRNFDQAGVSDAVAERVARRISDPGEVQRSRQFPFRYLAAYRHAPSPRWGHALETALGHSLANVPVLPGRTLVLVDRSGSMFDRPSAQTQLNRADSAAVFGTALALRAADADLVEFGTGSHRITLRRGESVLKVLDRFGSLGGTETAKAVQRHYRGHDRVVIVTDEQAYGGWQGDALAAVPAQVPVYTWNLAGYRAGHAPSGGARRHTFGGLTDAAFRLIPLLEAGHDAHWPWEQQ, encoded by the coding sequence ATGTCTCGCTTCAACCTCCGCCGTGCGCGGACCGGCCCGACCTCGCCCGTGACCACGACCGGGCAGCGCACCGTCAACCACGCGGGCGGCGCCGGCTTCGTGCGGGACGAGAAGTCCGAGCTGTTCCTGCTCGCCGTCGCCAACCTGGTCGGCCAGGACACCTACTACGAGCGCGGCGGCGCCCGCGACGACCGGTACACCGCCCTGGTCCGCTCCCTCGCGGTGAGCGACCCGGAGTGGACGCTCGGCCTGCTGCGCTGGCTGCGGGACGGCGCCGCGATGCGCACCGCCTCGCTGGTCGGCGCCGCCGAGTTCACCCGCGCCCGGCTCGACGCGAAGGCGCCCGGGTACTCCCGCCAGGCCGTCGACGCGGTGCTGCAGCGCCCCGACGAGCCCGGCGAACTGCTCGCGTACTGGACGTCCCGGTACGGGCGGGCGCTGCCGAAGCCGATCAAGCGGGGTGTCGCCGACGCCGCGCGCCGGCTGTACAACGGCCGCGCGCTGCTCAAGTACGACACCGTCTCCAAGGGCTTCCGCTTCGGCGACGTCCTGGAGCTGACGCACCCCGCGCCGCACCCCGGCAAGCCGTGGCAGGGCGAGCTGTTCCGGTACGCGCTGGACCGCCGGCACCGCCCGGACGAGGCCGTGCCGCCGGCCGGCGACGCACTGCTGGCGGCCCACCGCGAGCTGACGGTGCTGCCGGTCGAGCAGCGCCGCGCCGTGGTGACCGGCCCGGGCGGCGCCGAGCGGCTGGCCGCGGCCGGCATGACCTGGGAGGCGCTGGCCGGCTGGCTGCAGGGTCCGCTGGACGCGGCGGTCTGGGAGGCGATCGTCCCGTCGATGGGCCCGATGGCGCTGGTGCGCAACCTGCGCAACTTCGACCAGGCGGGGGTGTCCGACGCGGTGGCCGAGCGGGTCGCCCGGCGGATCTCCGACCCCGGCGAGGTGCAGCGTTCCCGGCAGTTCCCGTTCCGCTACCTGGCCGCGTACCGGCACGCGCCCTCGCCGCGCTGGGGCCACGCGCTGGAGACGGCGCTCGGCCACTCGCTGGCCAACGTCCCGGTGCTGCCCGGCCGCACGCTCGTCCTGGTCGACCGCTCCGGCTCGATGTTCGACCGGCCGAGCGCGCAGACGCAGCTCAACCGGGCGGACTCGGCGGCGGTCTTCGGCACGGCGCTCGCACTGCGGGCCGCCGACGCGGACCTGGTCGAGTTCGGCACCGGCAGCCACCGGATCACGCTGCGGCGCGGCGAGTCGGTGCTGAAGGTGCTGGACCGCTTCGGCAGCCTCGGCGGCACCGAGACGGCCAAGGCGGTGCAGAGGCACTACCGCGGTCACGACCGGGTCGTGATCGTCACCGACGAACAGGCGTACGGCGGTTGGCAGGGCGACGCGCTCGCCGCGGTCCCGGCGCAGGTCCCGGTGTACACCTGGAACCTGGCCGGCTACCGGGCGGGCCACGCGCCCTCCGGCGGCGCCCGGCGGCACACCTTCGGCGGCCTGACCGACGCCGCCTTCCGACTGATCCCCCTGCTGGAGGCCGGCCACGACGCCCACTGGCCGTGGGAGCAGCAGTAG